In Pseudomonas fluorescens NCIMB 11764, a single window of DNA contains:
- a CDS encoding CsbD family protein produces the protein MSSTGDKVKGMANEAAGNVKQGVGKATGNDKMRAEGVVQERKGEAQQAVGKAKDAIKKGIDKA, from the coding sequence ATGAGCAGCACTGGCGATAAAGTAAAAGGCATGGCCAACGAAGCCGCCGGCAACGTCAAGCAAGGCGTCGGCAAGGCCACCGGTAACGACAAAATGCGCGCCGAAGGCGTGGTGCAGGAAAGGAAAGGCGAAGCTCAGCAAGCAGTGGGCAAAGCCAAGGACGCGATCAAAAAAGGCATCGACAAGGCTTGA
- the fadD1 gene encoding long-chain-fatty-acid--CoA ligase FadD1 gives MIEDFWKDKYPAGIAADINPDEYPNIQAVLKQSCQRFADKPAFSNLGKTITYGELYELSGAFAAYLQQHTDLQPGDRIAVQLPNVLQYPVAVFGAIRAGLIVVNTNPLYTAREMEHQFNDSGAKALVCLANMAHLAETVVPKTGVKHVIVTEVADLLPPLKRLLINSVIKYVKKMVPGYHLPKAVKFNDVLSKGHGQPVAEANPASSDVAVLQYTGGTTGVAKGAMLTHRNLVANMLQCKALMGSNLNEGCEILITPLPLYHIYAFTFHCMAMMLIGNHNILISNPRDLPAMVKELSKWKFSGFVGLNTLFVALCNNEGFRKLDFSALKVTLSGGMALQLAAAERWKAVTGCAICEGYGMTETSPVATVNPIQNIQIGTIGIPVPSTLCKIIDDAGVEQPMGEIGELCVKGPQVMKGYWQRQEATDEILDSEGWLKTGDIALIQPDGYMRIVDRKKDMILVSGFNVYPNELEDVLATLPGVLQCAAIGVPDEKSGEAIKIFIVAKPGVTLTKEQVMEHMRANVTGYKVPKAVEFRDALPTTNVGKILRRELRDEELKKINAKKATA, from the coding sequence ATGATCGAAGACTTCTGGAAGGATAAGTACCCTGCCGGGATTGCTGCCGACATCAATCCGGACGAGTATCCGAATATTCAGGCAGTGCTGAAACAGTCCTGCCAACGCTTCGCCGACAAACCGGCATTCAGCAACCTGGGCAAGACAATTACCTACGGTGAACTGTACGAATTGTCCGGTGCCTTTGCCGCTTACCTGCAACAGCATACCGACTTGCAACCGGGCGATCGAATCGCCGTGCAGCTGCCCAACGTCTTGCAGTACCCGGTCGCTGTGTTCGGTGCCATTCGCGCCGGGCTGATCGTGGTCAATACCAACCCGCTGTACACCGCGCGGGAAATGGAACACCAGTTCAACGACTCCGGCGCCAAAGCCCTGGTTTGCCTGGCCAACATGGCGCACCTGGCCGAGACCGTCGTGCCGAAAACCGGCGTCAAGCATGTCATCGTCACTGAAGTGGCGGACCTGTTGCCGCCGCTCAAGCGCCTGCTGATCAATAGCGTCATCAAGTACGTGAAGAAGATGGTCCCGGGGTATCACTTGCCCAAGGCCGTCAAGTTCAACGACGTGTTGAGCAAGGGCCATGGCCAGCCAGTGGCTGAAGCCAACCCGGCCAGCAGTGACGTGGCGGTGCTGCAATACACCGGCGGCACCACTGGCGTGGCGAAGGGCGCCATGCTGACCCATCGCAACCTCGTCGCCAACATGCTGCAGTGCAAGGCGCTGATGGGTTCCAACCTCAACGAAGGCTGCGAGATCCTGATCACGCCGCTGCCGCTGTACCACATCTACGCGTTCACCTTTCATTGCATGGCGATGATGCTGATCGGCAACCACAACATCCTGATCAGCAACCCGCGCGACCTGCCGGCGATGGTCAAGGAACTGTCGAAGTGGAAGTTCAGCGGTTTCGTCGGCCTGAACACGCTGTTCGTTGCCCTGTGCAACAACGAAGGTTTCCGCAAACTGGATTTCTCTGCGCTGAAAGTCACCCTGTCCGGCGGCATGGCCCTGCAACTGGCGGCGGCCGAGCGCTGGAAAGCGGTCACCGGCTGCGCCATCTGCGAAGGTTACGGCATGACCGAAACCAGCCCGGTGGCGACGGTGAACCCGATCCAGAACATCCAGATCGGCACCATCGGTATTCCGGTTCCGTCGACCCTGTGCAAAATCATTGACGATGCCGGCGTTGAACAGCCGATGGGCGAAATCGGCGAGTTGTGTGTGAAAGGTCCGCAGGTGATGAAAGGCTACTGGCAGCGCCAGGAAGCCACCGATGAAATCCTCGACAGCGAAGGCTGGTTGAAGACTGGTGACATCGCGCTGATCCAGCCGGATGGCTACATGCGCATCGTCGATCGCAAGAAAGACATGATTCTGGTGTCCGGTTTCAACGTGTACCCGAATGAGCTCGAAGACGTGCTCGCGACCCTGCCGGGCGTACTGCAATGCGCAGCCATCGGCGTGCCGGACGAGAAGTCGGGCGAAGCGATCAAGATTTTCATCGTCGCCAAACCGGGCGTGACGCTGACCAAGGAGCAGGTGATGGAGCATATGCGCGCCAACGTCACCGGCTACAAGGTGCCGAAAGCGGTGGAGTTCCGCGATGCGTTGCCGACCACCAACGTTGGCAAGATCCTGCGGCGGGAATTGCGTGATGAAGAGCTGAAGAAGATCAACGCGAAGAAAGCCACCGCGTAA
- the fadD2 gene encoding long-chain-fatty-acid--CoA ligase FadD2: MQPDFWNDKRPAGVPLDIDQGAYKSVIEVFERSCKKFADRPAFSNMGVTLTYAELERYSAAFAGYLQAHTDLVPGDRIAVQMPNVLHYPIAVFGALRAGLIVVNTNPLYTAREMRHQFKDSGARALVYLNMFGQKVQEVLADTDIQYLIEAKMGDMMPTAKGWLVNTLVSKVKKMVPDYSLPQAVSFKSALRMGRGLGIKPLDAGLSDIAVLQYTGGTTGLAKGAMLTHGNLVANMQQARACLGQFGNDGQPLLREGQEVMIAPLPLYHIYAFTANCMCMMVTGNHNVLITNPRDIKGFIKELKNWRFSALLGLNTLFVALMDHPDFKTLDFSSLKLTNSGGTALVKATAERWEQLTGCRITEGYGLTETSPVACTNPYGDKSRIGTVGLPVPGTTLKVINDEGVEQPMGERGELCIKGPQIMKGYWQKPEATAEVLDAEGWFKSGDIAVIDPDGFVRIVDRKKDMIIVSGFNVYPNEIEDVVMAHPKVANCAVIGVPDERSGEAVKLFVVARESGVSLEELKAYCKENFTAYKVPKHIVLRESLPMTPVGKILRRELRDIA, encoded by the coding sequence ATGCAACCTGATTTCTGGAATGACAAACGCCCGGCCGGCGTACCCCTGGACATTGATCAAGGGGCTTACAAGTCGGTGATCGAGGTGTTCGAGCGTTCCTGCAAAAAATTTGCGGACCGCCCGGCCTTCAGCAACATGGGCGTGACCCTGACCTACGCCGAACTGGAACGCTACAGCGCCGCGTTCGCCGGTTACCTGCAAGCCCACACCGACCTGGTGCCGGGGGATCGCATCGCGGTGCAGATGCCCAACGTCCTGCACTACCCGATTGCCGTGTTCGGTGCGTTGCGCGCCGGGCTGATCGTGGTCAACACCAACCCGCTGTACACCGCACGGGAAATGCGTCACCAATTCAAGGATTCCGGTGCCCGGGCGCTGGTCTACCTGAACATGTTCGGGCAGAAGGTCCAGGAAGTGCTGGCCGACACCGACATCCAGTACCTGATCGAAGCGAAGATGGGCGACATGATGCCCACCGCCAAAGGCTGGCTGGTCAACACCCTGGTGAGCAAGGTCAAGAAAATGGTCCCCGACTATTCCTTGCCGCAGGCCGTTTCCTTCAAGAGCGCGTTGCGCATGGGCCGGGGCCTGGGCATCAAGCCGCTGGACGCCGGCCTCAGCGATATCGCCGTGCTGCAATACACCGGCGGCACCACCGGCCTGGCCAAGGGCGCGATGCTGACCCACGGCAACCTGGTGGCGAACATGCAGCAGGCGCGGGCGTGCCTGGGGCAGTTCGGCAACGATGGCCAGCCGCTGCTGCGCGAAGGCCAGGAAGTGATGATCGCGCCGCTGCCGCTGTATCACATCTATGCCTTCACCGCGAATTGCATGTGCATGATGGTGACCGGCAACCATAACGTGCTGATCACCAATCCACGGGACATCAAGGGCTTCATCAAGGAACTGAAGAACTGGCGGTTTTCGGCATTGCTGGGACTCAACACGCTGTTCGTTGCGTTGATGGACCATCCGGATTTCAAGACCCTGGATTTCTCCAGCCTGAAACTGACCAACTCCGGCGGCACTGCGCTGGTCAAGGCCACCGCGGAGCGCTGGGAGCAACTGACCGGGTGCCGCATCACCGAAGGCTATGGCTTGACCGAAACCTCGCCGGTGGCGTGCACCAACCCGTACGGCGACAAATCGCGGATCGGCACGGTCGGCCTGCCGGTGCCGGGCACTACGCTGAAAGTCATCAACGATGAAGGCGTCGAGCAGCCAATGGGCGAGCGCGGCGAACTGTGCATCAAGGGTCCGCAGATCATGAAGGGCTACTGGCAGAAACCCGAGGCCACTGCCGAAGTGCTGGATGCCGAAGGCTGGTTCAAGTCCGGCGACATCGCCGTGATCGATCCGGACGGTTTTGTGCGCATCGTCGATCGCAAGAAAGACATGATCATCGTCTCGGGTTTCAACGTGTACCCGAACGAGATCGAAGACGTGGTGATGGCTCACCCGAAAGTCGCCAACTGCGCGGTCATTGGTGTGCCGGACGAACGTTCGGGCGAAGCGGTGAAGTTGTTTGTGGTGGCGCGAGAGTCGGGGGTCAGCCTTGAAGAGCTGAAGGCCTACTGCAAGGAAAACTTCACGGCGTACAAAGTCCCCAAGCACATTGTGTTGCGTGAGTCGTTGCCGATGACGCCGGTGGGCAAGATTCTGCGGCGGGAGTTGCGGGATATCGCCTGA
- a CDS encoding alpha/beta hydrolase: MIHDTFWLTASDRSRLFVNQWLPGAPLKAVILVAHGMAEHSARYARLAEKCCEQGYGVYAPDLRGHGKTAENGTLGHFSDDDGWCKVVGDLASLNQHIGQQHPGVPIVLLGHSMGSYIAQAYLLHHSASLYGAVLSGSNFQPVALYRAARQIARLERLRQGPKGRSALIEWLSFGSFNKKFKPVRTAFDWLSRDPAEVDKYANDPLCGFRCTNQFWIDLLGGLQQISKASNLAQIDPGLPLLVIGGECDPVSEGKRLKDLADALRAAGSQSLQLKIYPQARHELFNESNRDEVTADVLSWIAHALSHRRPPRSE; this comes from the coding sequence ATGATCCACGACACCTTCTGGTTGACCGCGAGTGACCGCAGCCGCCTCTTCGTCAACCAGTGGCTGCCCGGCGCACCGTTGAAAGCGGTGATCCTGGTGGCCCACGGCATGGCCGAACACAGTGCCCGCTATGCCCGTCTGGCGGAAAAATGCTGTGAACAGGGCTATGGCGTTTACGCACCTGACTTGCGTGGACATGGCAAAACTGCCGAAAACGGGACACTCGGACATTTCTCCGATGACGATGGCTGGTGCAAGGTCGTCGGTGACCTCGCCAGCCTCAATCAGCACATCGGCCAGCAGCATCCCGGCGTGCCGATCGTGCTGCTCGGCCACAGCATGGGCAGTTACATCGCCCAGGCCTATCTGCTGCATCACAGCGCCAGCCTGTATGGGGCGGTGCTCAGTGGTTCGAACTTTCAACCGGTGGCGCTTTATCGCGCCGCCCGGCAAATCGCCCGCCTCGAACGCTTGCGCCAGGGGCCGAAGGGGCGCAGCGCGCTGATCGAATGGCTGTCGTTCGGCTCGTTCAACAAGAAGTTCAAACCGGTGCGCACCGCGTTCGACTGGCTCAGCCGCGACCCGGCCGAAGTCGACAAATACGCCAACGACCCGCTCTGCGGCTTTCGCTGCACCAATCAGTTCTGGATCGATTTGCTCGGCGGCTTGCAGCAAATCAGCAAAGCGTCCAATCTCGCCCAGATCGATCCGGGCCTGCCACTGCTGGTGATTGGCGGTGAATGTGATCCGGTGAGTGAGGGCAAGCGTCTGAAAGATCTGGCCGATGCACTGCGTGCCGCTGGCAGCCAGAGCCTGCAACTGAAGATTTACCCGCAGGCACGGCACGAACTGTTCAACGAGAGCAATCGCGATGAAGTGACAGCCGATGTGCTGAGCTGGATCGCGCACGCCCTGAGCCACCGCCGCCCACCCCGATCCGAATAG
- a CDS encoding MaoC family dehydratase, translating into MTQVTNTPYEALEVGQTASYSKTVEERDIQLFAAMSGDHNPVHLDAEFAAGTMFKERIAHGMFSGALISAAVACELPGPGTIYIGQQMSFQKPVKIGDTLTVRLEILEKLPKFRVRIATRVFNQRDELVVDGEAEILAPRKQQTVTLPTLPAISIG; encoded by the coding sequence ATGACCCAGGTTACCAACACCCCTTACGAAGCCCTTGAAGTCGGGCAGACCGCCAGCTACAGCAAGACGGTCGAAGAGCGCGACATTCAACTGTTCGCCGCGATGTCCGGTGATCACAACCCGGTGCACCTGGACGCTGAATTCGCCGCTGGCACCATGTTCAAGGAGCGTATCGCTCACGGCATGTTCAGCGGTGCACTGATCAGCGCCGCCGTTGCCTGCGAGTTGCCTGGGCCGGGCACCATTTATATCGGTCAGCAGATGAGCTTTCAGAAGCCGGTAAAAATTGGCGACACGCTGACGGTGCGCCTGGAGATCCTGGAGAAACTGCCGAAGTTTCGTGTGCGCATTGCGACGCGGGTGTTCAACCAGCGTGATGAGTTGGTAGTGGATGGCGAAGCGGAAATTCTGGCACCGCGCAAACAGCAAACCGTGACGTTGCCAACGTTGCCGGCGATCAGCATCGGCTGA
- a CDS encoding efflux RND transporter periplasmic adaptor subunit — MRTSVRVAVTLCLVAVAIFAGFHLWQYYMLTPWTRDARIRADVVVIAPDVSGWVRELKAFDNQSVKAGDLLLSIDRDRFEAALEKAQAVVQTRQQQLNLREREASRRAALGPQAISAELRENAQINAGIARGELREAQAEAKVAELNLARSEVHAPRSGHITNLRLAQGNYVNAGQAVMALIDDSTFYVQAYFEETKLPRIRVGDPVKVWLMSAGEALQGHVESVSRGITDRNTTPDGQLLAEVEPTFNWVRLAQRIPVRIKLDKVPEGINLSSGMTASVQVQEGDR; from the coding sequence ATGCGTACATCCGTACGTGTCGCGGTTACCCTGTGCCTGGTGGCGGTGGCGATTTTTGCCGGTTTTCATTTGTGGCAGTACTACATGCTCACGCCGTGGACCCGGGATGCGCGGATTCGCGCCGATGTGGTGGTGATCGCTCCGGATGTGTCAGGCTGGGTGCGTGAGCTCAAGGCCTTCGACAACCAGTCGGTGAAGGCGGGCGACCTGTTGCTGAGCATCGACCGCGACCGGTTCGAAGCCGCGCTGGAGAAGGCGCAAGCGGTGGTGCAAACCCGTCAGCAGCAACTCAATCTGCGTGAGCGCGAAGCCAGTCGCCGTGCTGCCCTCGGCCCGCAAGCGATCAGTGCCGAGCTGCGCGAGAACGCGCAAATCAACGCCGGCATCGCCCGTGGTGAACTGCGCGAAGCCCAGGCCGAAGCCAAGGTCGCTGAACTCAACCTCGCCCGAAGCGAGGTCCACGCGCCGCGCAGCGGCCACATCACCAACTTGCGTCTGGCCCAGGGCAATTACGTGAATGCCGGGCAAGCGGTGATGGCGCTGATCGACGATTCAACGTTCTATGTGCAGGCGTACTTCGAAGAAACCAAACTGCCGAGGATTCGCGTTGGCGATCCGGTCAAGGTCTGGTTGATGAGTGCGGGCGAGGCGCTGCAAGGGCATGTGGAAAGCGTCAGCCGCGGGATCACCGATCGCAACACCACGCCGGATGGGCAGTTGCTGGCGGAAGTGGAGCCGACGTTCAACTGGGTGAGACTGGCGCAGCGGATTCCGGTGCGGATCAAACTGGACAAAGTGCCCGAGGGGATCAATTTGAGTTCGGGGATGACGGCGAGTGTGCAGGTGCAGGAAGGCGACCGGTAG
- a CDS encoding DUF1656 domain-containing protein, which produces MGLREWSVGGVLLSPFLIYVLLALLVTGALRLLLRLTPAGRWIWHEALFDCALYVCVLTLITVVLGPL; this is translated from the coding sequence ATGGGCTTGCGTGAATGGTCGGTGGGGGGCGTGCTGCTCAGCCCGTTTCTGATTTATGTGCTGCTGGCGCTGCTCGTCACCGGGGCCTTGCGCCTGCTGTTGCGCCTGACCCCGGCCGGCCGCTGGATCTGGCACGAAGCGTTATTCGATTGCGCCTTGTACGTCTGTGTATTGACCCTGATCACCGTCGTCCTCGGACCTTTATAA